GCCATCGATAAACCCATAGCCAACTATTGGTATTAAAGTGAAAACACTGGTTGTGACAATTGCAAGTTTATTAATTAATTTTCCAAAGGGATTTAACACGGTTGAAATTCCTTTAAGTTTATTTTCAGAATTGAACTTCAAATGAAAAATAGGATATCCACCTCTTAGCCAGTAAGAAGATGTCCAGAGAAGGATTTCATTTTTCCGTATCTCTCCACTGTACTTTAAGGTGTTATAAAAGAATGCATCACGGAAATGAGTTCCAAGTGTACTGCTTTTATCTTCGAGCACCAATTTCTCAACGTCTTTTTTCTCAATCATAAGAGTTTTTCAAATCGCAACGAAGGGTATCACCCGTAATGGTGTTCGAAATCGTAAGATTTCTTATCATAGTAAATTCAATTGCTGATAGGTTACAGCTATGAAGTTAGCGAATAGCAGCCATAAATTATAGCCATAGTTGGCACTTAGTCGTTTTTATCTTTTTTGTTCCGTTCCATAAGTACTACGCCAATTAATGCCGCTCCTATGAAAACGCCACTTATAGCGTCCATTATTTCTCCGCTTCGAACTGCAGCATAAATTCCAGCCAGTATTGAAGCAACTCCTATTCCGATCAATACATACCCTGTTTGTTTTTGCATTTTCCTAAGTCGTTTTGGTCAGTTTAGATTCCGTGTTGATTTTTAATACCAGTTGAGGCTCAAATCCAGCTGTAGTAATGCTTATTGTGTTTCAAGGCAGTTAAAATGCAGCAATGAATTATATGTCATTGTAGCCATACGTTTTTTAGTCTGTCCGGACAGAGTTTGAATTTAAATCGAACCAGTTCTTTGAAATCAATACTCCTTCATCGTCAAACTTAGCGGTCATCAAAGGTGCGCCCATATTATAGTATATAACGGATTTAACGTACCCGTTTTCGTGCCATTCTGTCCAAATCCCATTTTCAAATCCACTTTCTTTTTTCCCTGATATTTTTGGATTACCGTTTTTATAGAATTCTGATATTTTTTCTTTGAAAGGAATTGGTTTAATTGATTTATCAGTTCTTGTAAATTCCAGTTTCTTTTTAAAAATGACCAAATCACCAGTCTCTTCTATTGAGAATTGGTTTTGAGAATATTCAAGCAATCTGTATTTCCGCGTTCCTATTGTTAACATCGAATCAGAAATTGAATAGTGTGCCTTGAACTGCCCAAATTCTTCTTTGATATCAAGTACTCCGTCCTTTTGAAAGAAATAGATGCTTTTGGAAGCATAACTTGATCTGTTTTCATCTTTTGGCCTTAATAGGAGTTCTGAGTCCTGTTTTGGTTTTTCATGTTCCCATATTCCTAGTATTTGTTTTTTTAATAATTCTTGTCCATTCAAAGTAATCGGAGCAATGAACAGCATTGAAAATAGGGTATGATAGATTGAATTTTTCAAAATGAATGGTAACGGTTTTAGCAAATCTAACCTTATAATGGTTACTATGTTCCAAGTTAATTAAAATGCCGTAATGGCTATAATCCATTGCTGCATTTTAATTATTTGTTGTATCATTCCAAGTTCTTGAGTCTTGACCCTTTTATTAGAAGCCACAGCATAAATACTAACTCTCCAATTGTAAGAATGAACAAAAATTGAGTGTCTAAATTTGGAAAGAAGAATACGCTCAGATTATCAATTATCCAGCTCAACCCAGCGACTATTAAAATTATTCCAAATGCTTTCGGAATGTACGTCGCTTTATACACTAAATAACCAAGGAAAATAAGGTAGATTCCAAAAAATATCAGTCCAAAAGAACCTTCAACTCTAAAGGCTTTAAAATACAGGAAAATACGTTCATTTATCTGCTCTATTCCCATATGTTTTATATGCTCAAGCGAATTAACAACACTCAATATGCTTAAAAGGTTATACATGGCAATGAAATACATAGCTGTGTAAATTAACCTAAACCAAGCAGTTAATAGGGATAAACTTTTGTTTACCGGTTTCAATAAAATATATAGTGCCCAAGATGCTGTAATATCGGCAATAAGGGTCAATAGAATCAGAAATATCGCTGTACTGAACAGATACTTATTGTTTATAATGTTTTCAGCGGTAATTGTAGGACTGTCATAATCGATGAGTTTTGAGAATATTGAGAATTCCGCAAATGGCGTGGTCAAAACCATTACAAGCAAACTAATTCCTGCAAATAAGGCCGCTTTTGAAAGTGACAACTCCTTTCCGTTATAAGTATTCATTGATGCTATAGTTTATATCCTTTTCAACGCGACGATGTTTCATGAAAATTGTTACAAAAGATAAAATTCATTTGAGGTTTGAATGAAGCACAAGGGTATTTAACATGATTTCGATACGGACATTTTCAACAGGAAATTGTCCACCTAAACCTAAAGATAATTGATTACAGGAATTTTTACCTAGAAATAATTATGCACCGTATTGGCAACCGCCAATCTAATCAAACCCTTTACTGAAAAATTCTTCGAGGGTCATATCGAACGCCTTGGCTATTTTGAGCAGACTGGTAAACTGCATGTCCGTTCCCGTTTCATACCTTCGATATTGCGCCCTATGGATTTTATTATCCAATGCAAAATTTTCATAACTGCTACTAATTAGTAGTTATTCAAAATTTATTTTTGAGATACATTTGATAACACGAATTTCTGGTTTGATGTTTGGAGAAAAACAACAAAAATGTTTGAACGACCTAATTTTGGATGCCTATGGTACTCCAGAAGAATTGGCAAAAATCCTCGATTTGGGAATCGAAATGCTGTTCTATCTGGAAGCGGATACCTTTGAGCGCAGGGAAGTCCAGCATGTGGTTTCCGCACTACGGGAAATCAGTACTATTCTGCGGCAACGGGATTGAGTTTTTCAAATTCGTTTTTGTCCGTTAAAGGGAATTCAAGCCAGCCCTGAGAACAGTCGAAGGGTAGGCGAGAACGAGCAATCACTTAGGCCATTGTTAGTTATGGCTACTTATTATATTCAACAAACTTCTTCATAATCTTATCATTGGTTTTCTTTACCCTTTCAATCGATTCAGTTCCATTCAAATCCAAGTAATAACCCGCATAAACCAAGTGATTTTTTATTACAATTAGGTTAAACACGTAGACCACAATAATATCGTGATAATTTGAGTACGGTTTTACAAATTTTACTGCTGAAAGAATATTTGGATGTGGTTTATATTCTTCGATTACAACTGGTTTGTCGACGCGTAAAAAAGTAGTATCAGAATATACTTTATTCAAAGCAAAATCCTTATCGAAATTTTCAATTCCTTTTTTTCTTTTTTGAATCCTAAAAATTCTTTTTAAATCATTTCCAGTCAATTTCCATTTTTGTTCATTCACGTTGACCATAAAAACTGCATAATCCTCAAAGTCGATTATGGCAAGACTGTCCTTTTTTAAATAGGTTTTATTGTTTAAGTAAACACCAACATTTTCAATTTTTTCAAACATTAAAAAACTATCAAAATAGTCTTTTACCTCTTTTTCGTCGTGACACTCCGTCCATTCTCCAAACTCTGGAAACCTGAATTCTATAAACTCTACATCATTCTTTTCATTTGAATAATAGTCATCACTTTTTTCGGACTTGCAAGCAATCAATGAGACGAGAAATATTGAGCAAAGAATTCTATTCATAAATATGGATGTCTCGGTTATGATTTCCTTGTTACAACGTCTGCAAAGCAGCGAGGGATTTAGAGCTTAGGCAAGACAGTATTTTTCTTCCGAAATCTAACTGTTTGATTTATATTTTTTTTGGTATGGCAGAAAACCACAATGAATTGTATCCAATGTTAGCTGCTGTATTTTATCCAATCATTGTTATCCACTCTCCAAAATTATTAAGCAGAAATTTAATTCCTCTTTTAAAAACTTCCTTTCGCCCTAATTCCAAAACTTCTTTAAGTAGTGGTAAACTCTTTTTCCGAACTTTAGCGAAGAATCTGCTAATTTTCTTTACAGTAGTCCGCTTAGTCATTGAGGGAATATTGTCCTTTATTTCCTCTGCTTCTTTAATCAAGCCTTCATTTTCCTGTTCATTCCGTTTTAGAAGATGAATTACATTTACAAAATAGGTATGAATTATAACTTGTTTCTCAAGTTCATAAGGTTTAGTGTCCGCATCTTCGTCAAGTATTTCAAAATTTGCATAAAATTCTTGTTCGTATTCATTTAGAATACTTTCTTCTGCTGAAAGTTCAGTTTTGTTATATGCCTTAATCAGATTAGTCCATCGCTCCAATAAAGAGACAATAGAATTTTCTTCTGTTTTTATTTTTTTTGTTGCTAAAGAAACACTATTGGTGGGATTGAATTCGGCTTCAAAGAATATTTTATTGCTATTATTTTGAGTAGGATTGGAAACAGAAAATTGGAAATCAGAATATTTTGATTTGTCCTCGATTAATAATTCAAAAGGCTCATTTTTGGTTAATTCAAAAATATCGCTGTTCACTTCGACAAATGTTCTTATCCTCTTGAAAAGTCTCTCTACAGTTTGAAGTAGGACTAAAGTGTGTTTCTTTTTGTTAATCATTTATTTAATATTGCACTTAACCTTTTTATACAGCCGTAATATACATCGCTACATCTCCAAATATAACAGATAAACGTTATATTTTGTAAGGGATATCTGTGATTAGATTAAAAAACATACTGCAACCGTACCCCACCAAAATAATTCCTGTCATTGCCGGGATAAAAGTAACGGGGCTCCGCTCCGCCAAAGCCAACGGCATTGATCAACACGGATTGCGCAAAGACGGTATCAAAAATATTATTGACCCCAACATTCAACCCCAAGGAGAAGTTGCTGGCCAAGGTAGTCCGGTAACTCAACTTGGCATTGAACACATTAAAGGCTTCGCTGTTTAAACTATTAGCATCCGTCAAGGGGATTTCATCCACAAACTGGTGGGTCACATTCAGCCATAGGCCATTGGCATGTTGTACATCGAACCCAGAACTTATCCGGTGTTTTGGCACTCCTGTAAGCGGATTGCCGGAGAAATCGTTTTCCCCATCCACAAAATCGGTAAAGCTATGGTCGCTGAACGTATAGCTGAGGTAGGGCGAAAACACCAATTTCCTGGAGAGCTTGTACAGGTACTTCGCATCCATTTCCAAACCTTGGTGGCGGGTCTCGCCTGCGTTTCTTCCAATAAACTGGTCTTCGCCCACACGTTGCGCCACCAACAGGTTGTTGATGTTCATGCGGTACAGTGTAAGGTTCAATGACATTCTTTTTTTTAAGAATAGCAATTTGCTTCCCAGCTCATAATTGGTGCCCGTTTCTTGGGCAATATCGGGATTGATCACGCCATCCGGGGTCAAGGTTTCTTCCAAGCTTGGATTGGAAAACCCCCTGCTGACATTGGCATAGAGTTGCCCGTTCTGTAACTGGTATCGCAATCCAAAACTCGGTAGGAGTATGGGGTCAAAATTACGTTCCGCCGAAGTGTTTTCAGCACCTTGATTGAACAGGTCCCTAAAGTTGTAATTGGTCTTGTTGAGCGTCATGCCCAATTGTGCGGAAAGCGATGGGGTAATGGGATGGGTCAACGTTCCAAAGAGATTGCACTGCCTGCGAAACTCCCGGTTCCTGCTTATACGCTCTCCAAGGAGACTCCCGTTGCCATTGTTGTCCGCAAATAAATTCTCAAAAGTGCCCCAGTGGTATTCGTCCTTGTACAGTTCGCTCCCAAACGAATATTGCACTTTCCCCAAATCCCCTTCAAAGACGCTCCTGAACCCAAACCCATTGGTGAATTCGTCCAAAATGTTAAACGGGCGGGGTTCGTAGTGGTCCAGGTAGGAATAAAAAATACTGGTGGTATTCTTCAAGGTCTTTCCAAAAGTATAGGTATGGTACAGCCCTGCCAAAACATAATTATTGGCTTCAAAGCCCTGTGCGGCCAACCAGTTTCCCGCGGCACGCGTAGGGTCTTCGTCAAAATCCGTCTGATTGATGGAACTTGGTATCTGTGCGGTGTAATCAATATAGTTCAACAGCAGACCGACCGTACTTTTGGCACTTAACTTGATGTTGGAATTCAGCAGAAACCCGTCCCGTTCAAAACGGTTGTTTTGGCGATAACCATCGGTTTGTAGGTGATTGTAGCTAAACGTCAGGTCAAAATCCTTTTCGGCATGTTGAAACAACAGGTTGTCCTTCAGCATTCCGTAAGAACCTACGGTAAAGGTATTGGTCAATCGGGTCTCGTCCACTTGGGGCGACTTGGTATCCAATAAAATGGTACCTCCCAGGTTTGAGCCAAAAGCGGTTCCCTTCGGCCCCTTTATGACCTCGACCGAACCTAGATTTTCCAGGTCAAACGCTTCAATGGTAGAGGAACCTGTACCATTTGTTACGGGGATTCCGTTAAAATACAGGCGGAGCTTGTCCGTACCAAAAGGAGTTCTCGCTCCAATGCCCCGCACCGTAATTCTATTGGTGTTCAAAGCTCCCGAAAGCACATACACCCCCGAAATCTGATTGATGGCCGCGGATACATCAATGGGACTGAATTTTTCAAAAGTGACCGAATTGATGGTTGAAGAAGGGGTAATGCCAATGGCCTTTTTGTTGGGGTTGTCTTGGGTGAGGATGATTTCATCCAACTGCGTAATGGAATCTTTTTTAACTGTCTGACCAAAAGTTTGGATTGAAAAAAACAGCAACAGTGCGAAAAGAAGACTTTTCATAAAATAGGAGAGTGTTTAATTTTTGGATTATGATATGCTATTGGTCAATTTCAATAAGAATGTTTGGGTATCGGTAATATGGGCAAACTCGTCTTTAAGATTGGCCAATGCGATTTGATGAACGGTCTTTGCAGCTATAGGTTCTCCATCGATTCCAATTTTGTTGAAGGAGGCCGTGGCATCGGAAATCAATGTGGTGTTAAAGCCGAGGTTTGATGCCATTCGCGTTGAGGTGGAAATGCAATGCTCCGTGGTCAATCCGGCAATAACCAAGTCTGTTATGCCTTTGGCCTTAAGCTGGGATTCCAGATCGGTTTCTATAAAAGCGCTGTTTACATTTTTTTGTACAACGGGTTCACCATCCTTTGGTGCTGCCAACGGGTTGAATGCATTGCCATTTTTGGTGGGATGTAAGGGTGATTCCGGATTTGTGGAGCAGTGTTGAATGTGAAACAAGGGCAAGTTTCTCTTTCTGAATTCATCAAGTAATCTGCTACAGTTTTTTTCTGCATCTGGATTGCTTCGTTCTTCTCCGTAGAAATCGGTTTCCTGTAAACCGAGTTGGACATCAATCAATAAAAGTGCTGTCATTTATGTAAATTAAAATTAGCGATTAAAACCTGAAACCAATGGAGAGCCCCCCTCGATACATAAAGGTATCCTGAAAATCCTCTGGGTTTATGTTCCTTCCAAAACCGCCAAAGATTTCCAAGGTAAATTTCTCGCTCCGTGTTGCCCATTTGTTTCCTAGGCCCAACCCCAAAGCTAAGGTACTGTATGTGTTGTCCCTAAAGGCATTTGGGTCATCAACTTCATCTTCCCCAGTGTAATAAAGACCAAAAGCTTCGGCAAAAAAACCGCTACGGGGCTGGTAACCAAAATAGGCCCTAAAATTGGGTCCGATTCCAAAGTCTCCGTTATATTCCGTGGCATCATTGTTAAAGTATACCGTACCGCCAATACTGGTATCCTCACCAAGAAAATATTCATATGAACCCTCTACGGCACCTGTAATGAGAAAAAGACCAGCGTTTAATTTTATTTCGTGGTTGTTGTCGAATCTTGGATAGGCTTGGGCATTCATGAAATAACCCGAGATAAATAGCACTAAGAAAAATAGTTTTTTCATGATTTTCGTTTTTTGGATTACCTAAAGTCATCAATTAGCGTTCCATACTTCAAATTTAAACCATGTCCGTGTAACTTGAATTTTATATACGAATGACAATGGCTATTTTTAACAAAAATTCAAAAATGAAGATTGTATCCTACAATGTAAATGGTATTAGGGCAGCTTTGAACAAAGGCTTTATGGAATGGTTGCAAACAGTAAACCCAGATGTGGTCTGTCTGCAGGAAATCAAGGCGCTAAAGGAACAGGTGGATGTATCTGTTTTCGAAGCCGCTGGATATAAGTTCCATTATTGGTTCAGTGCGCAAAAGAAAGGATATAGCGGGGTAGCGTTGTTGTGCAAGGAGCAACCCGATCATGTGGAATATGGCACCGGAATCGATTATATGGATTTTGAGGGGAGAAATATCAGGGCCGATTTTGGGGATATTTCGATTATGAGCATGTACCTGCCTTCTGGAACCAATATGGCACGGTTGGAACATAAGTTGACCTATATGGCGGATTTTCAAAAGTATTCCGATGTGTTGAGAAAAGAACGCCCCAATTTGATTGTTTGCGGGGATTACAACATTTGCCATGAAGCCATGGACATCCATGATCCTGTTCGCAATAAAAATGTATCAGGATTTTTGCCCGTAGAGCGGGAATGGATCGGAAATTTTATTGAAAGCGGGTTTATTGACAGTTTTCGACATTTTAACAAAGAACCGCACAACTACACATGGTGGAGTTATCGCGCCAATGCACGTGCCAACAACAAGGGCTGGCGATTGGATTATGGTATGGTGAACGAGACTTTAAAGGATAGGCTGAAACGGTCTGTTATTTTGTCGGATGCCAAGCATAGTGACCACTGTCCAATTTTACTGGAGGTTGAAAAATAACGATTGCTTTAAACGATACCGATAAGGATTGATTATTTTTGCCCGTCTAAAAAAATTGCCACATGAAATACACCAGACTTCCACATACCGACATTAAAGTCAGCAAGCTTTGTTTGGGAACAATGACCTGGGGCCGGCAGAATTCTGAAGAAGAAGGTCATGAACAGATGGATTATGCTCTGGAACAAGGAATCAATTTTTTTGATACCGCAGAGTTGTACCCGATTCCTGCCAAAAAAGAACTTTATGCGGTCACTGAAGAAATCATAGGGAAATGGTTCAAAAAAACAGGAAACCGGGATAAGGTAGTGCTTGCCACCAAAATTGCAGGTAGAGCGGAGTTTGCGAAATTTATAAGAGCAACAGGTTTTAGCAAGGATTCCATTATAAAGGCTGTTGAAGGGAGTTTACAACGATTGCAAACGGATTATATCGATTTGTACCAATTGCACTGGCCAGAGCGGAATACCAATTATTTTGGGCAGCGTGGCTACAATGCCCATGCTATTGATCCTTGGGAAGACAACATTCACCAAGTTTTGGAAACACTTAGGGATTTGATTGCAGAAGGGAAAATAAGACAGGTGGGGATTTCGAACGAAAGTCCTTGGGGAACCATGCGCTTTTTGGAAGAAAGTAAAGTCCATAGAAGTTTACCAAGAATGCTTACCCTACAAAATCCGTATAGCTTACTTAATCGGCTCTTTGAGATAGGGCTCTCTGAAATTTCCATGCGCGAAAATATTGGTCTTTTGGCCTATTCACCTATGGCGTTTGGGGTGTTGAGCGGAAAATATTTGGACGAGATAAAGCCGAGAAAAGCGAGAATGACACTTTTCCCCCATTACAGTCGCTATAGCGGGGAAACTGCAACGGAAGCCACGAAAAAATACTTTCAATTGGCGCAAGACCATGGATTGAGCTTGGCACAAATGGCGTTGGCTTTTGTAAACACCAGACCCTTTTTGACCAGCAATATCATAGGTGCCACAACCATGGAGCAGTTAAAGGAAAATATTGAAAGTATAGATGTGGAACTTTCCGATGAGGTGTTGAAAGGGATTGAGGATATTCACAATGAACTTCCAAATCCTGCTCCTTAAAATTAGAGGAACAATACGTTTACCACATCTTCAATTTTGGAGACCAGTCTTAGTCGAATCGTAGTATTTTTAATTCCGATTTTGTTGCTTTTGGAAACATAGATTGTAGAAAAACCCAGTTTTTCTGCTTCTAAGATGCGTTGGTCTACCCGCTGTACAGGGCGTATTTCCCCTGCCAAGCCCACCTCTGCGGCAAAACACGTCCCTTTTTCAATGGGAATGTCCGCATTGCTGGATAGAATGGCGGCCAATACGGCCAAGTCAATCGCGGGATCATCTACAGATATTCCCCCCGTAATGTTTAGGAACACATCTTTTGCCCCTAATTTGAAACCTGCTCTTTTTTCCAAAACGGCCAAAAGCATGTTCAATCGTTTGGCGTTGAATCCGGTTGCAGAACGTTGCGGGGTTCCGTAAACCGCAGTACTCACTAAAGCCTGTATTTCGATAAGAAGGGGTCGCATGCCTTCTACCGTTGCGGCTATAGCTGTTCCGCTAAGGTCTTCTTCATTCTTGGAAATCAATACTTCGGATGGATTGTTTACTTCACGCAAGCCACTCCCCTGCATTTCATAGATTCCCAATTCTGCCGTAGAGCCAAATCGATTTTTAAGCGAACGGAGAATTCGGTATACATAGTTACGGTCGCCTTCAAACTGAAGAACAGTATCCACCATATGCTCCAAGATTTTAGGTCCGGCTATGTTCCCATCTTTGGTGATGTGACCCACCAAAATAACAGGAGTACTACTTTCTTTTGCAAATTTTATTAGTTCTGCGGTACATTCCCGTATCTGTGAGATACTACCTGCGGCGGATTCAATATAATCGGTATGAAGGGTTTGAATGGAATCGATAACCACCAAATCTGGTTCCAAAGCACCTATTTGTTGAAAGATGTTCTGCGTTTTGGTCTCGGTAAGGATATAGCAAGTTTCGCTATTGGGATGAATGCGGTCCGCTCGCATTTTTATCTGCTTCTGGCTTTCTTCACCGGAAACATACAGTGTCTTGTATGCGAGCTTCAAAGCTATTTGCAAAAGCAACGTACTTTTTCCAATACCGGGTTCCCCTCCCAAAAGAATCAATGAACCAGGTACAATACCTCCGCCAAGTACCCTGTTGAACTCTTGATTCTGGGCATCTAATCGAATTTCTTTTTCGTTGTTGATTTCTGCGACACGCAAAGGAGTAGCAATTTTTTTTATTGTGTTGGATTCGCTTCTCCAGTTTTTCTTTTCTTCTTTTTGAATGACTTCTTCAACAATGGTATTCCACTGTTTGCAAGATGAACATTGCCCCACCCATTTGGGATATTGAGCACCACAGTTTTGACAGAAAAAAGTCGTTTTGGTCTTTGCCATGAACCGTTTTGGTTTTGGCTAAAGATACTGGTTTTGATAGATTTTTAGACTCATGGATTATTCGATTTTTGGAGCCTTGGATTGTTAGGTCGCTCAACCTAAAGTTTTATATTCACTTGCTATCCAAAAATCAGGGAATCGAAGAATCGAGACATCAAATAAAGAATCCTTCGACAAGCTCAGTATGACACAGAATAATCAAATCAATCCATATATCTAAAAATCTAACCTATCCAATAAATCGGGTTTTAATATCCAAAGTCGGCCTTAAGGGCATCTATTTTTTCAAGGGCCATATCCTTCGTTAAAAAGTCTATCTCTTCCATCTGAAAAGCTTTTTCAAATGCTTTGAAAGCCTTTTTTGGTTCCCCTAGTTGTTCAAAATACTCTCCTTCAAAATAAAAACCTAGCATGGTATCGGGGAATAGTTTTTTACATATATCCGACAAGGGCTTTAACGATTCAAAATCTTCTTTTTTCAGGCTTGCAGCATAAATGGCCATAATGTCATTGAGTTCCATAGGTTTTTCAAAACCAAAGAGCTCTTCGATCATATTATATCTATCCTCTAGATAGTTAATGACTGGATCATTGGAAACGAGTATTTCGGTTTTATACTCTTTTGGGCTGATAGGTTTGAACATTTGAAAGGTTCTTTCCCATGCTTTTCCCAATCCGTACGTTATTACTGAAAGTTCATTGGCATCTGGATATTCATCAAGGGAGTAGTGTATATTTTCTTTGCCCAGACTTTTTAAGCCCCTATCCAATTGAAGAATGTTATTTGTGATTTTATCCCGATTGCCAGCGGTTATGAGATTGTAAAAAATATGTTTGTCCATTGTGGCCAAACGCTCGGGAATTCTACTTTCCATTTCTGGGGCCAAAAGTGGTGAGATGCTTATATACGACTTGAACAACGAATGGTCCTTAAAGAGCCAATAGTTCATAAAATTCGCAGTGATATCGTATCCTATGACCATTTTGAAAGGTGCAGTACTGTATTTTGTATCAATAGAAGGTATGATTTCCATGCCCAAAAATTCGAAAAAGAGTTTTCCTTTTTCAGTTGGCAGACCTGTTTGTTCATCAAA
The nucleotide sequence above comes from Flagellimonas sp. HMM57. Encoded proteins:
- a CDS encoding helix-turn-helix transcriptional regulator, whose product is MDNKIHRAQYRRYETGTDMQFTSLLKIAKAFDMTLEEFFSKGFD
- a CDS encoding NADP(H)-dependent aldo-keto reductase, with product MKYTRLPHTDIKVSKLCLGTMTWGRQNSEEEGHEQMDYALEQGINFFDTAELYPIPAKKELYAVTEEIIGKWFKKTGNRDKVVLATKIAGRAEFAKFIRATGFSKDSIIKAVEGSLQRLQTDYIDLYQLHWPERNTNYFGQRGYNAHAIDPWEDNIHQVLETLRDLIAEGKIRQVGISNESPWGTMRFLEESKVHRSLPRMLTLQNPYSLLNRLFEIGLSEISMRENIGLLAYSPMAFGVLSGKYLDEIKPRKARMTLFPHYSRYSGETATEATKKYFQLAQDHGLSLAQMALAFVNTRPFLTSNIIGATTMEQLKENIESIDVELSDEVLKGIEDIHNELPNPAP
- a CDS encoding DUF4386 domain-containing protein codes for the protein MNTYNGKELSLSKAALFAGISLLVMVLTTPFAEFSIFSKLIDYDSPTITAENIINNKYLFSTAIFLILLTLIADITASWALYILLKPVNKSLSLLTAWFRLIYTAMYFIAMYNLLSILSVVNSLEHIKHMGIEQINERIFLYFKAFRVEGSFGLIFFGIYLIFLGYLVYKATYIPKAFGIILIVAGLSWIIDNLSVFFFPNLDTQFLFILTIGELVFMLWLLIKGSRLKNLE
- a CDS encoding exodeoxyribonuclease III; its protein translation is MKIVSYNVNGIRAALNKGFMEWLQTVNPDVVCLQEIKALKEQVDVSVFEAAGYKFHYWFSAQKKGYSGVALLCKEQPDHVEYGTGIDYMDFEGRNIRADFGDISIMSMYLPSGTNMARLEHKLTYMADFQKYSDVLRKERPNLIVCGDYNICHEAMDIHDPVRNKNVSGFLPVEREWIGNFIESGFIDSFRHFNKEPHNYTWWSYRANARANNKGWRLDYGMVNETLKDRLKRSVILSDAKHSDHCPILLEVEK
- the radA gene encoding DNA repair protein RadA; the protein is MAKTKTTFFCQNCGAQYPKWVGQCSSCKQWNTIVEEVIQKEEKKNWRSESNTIKKIATPLRVAEINNEKEIRLDAQNQEFNRVLGGGIVPGSLILLGGEPGIGKSTLLLQIALKLAYKTLYVSGEESQKQIKMRADRIHPNSETCYILTETKTQNIFQQIGALEPDLVVIDSIQTLHTDYIESAAGSISQIRECTAELIKFAKESSTPVILVGHITKDGNIAGPKILEHMVDTVLQFEGDRNYVYRILRSLKNRFGSTAELGIYEMQGSGLREVNNPSEVLISKNEEDLSGTAIAATVEGMRPLLIEIQALVSTAVYGTPQRSATGFNAKRLNMLLAVLEKRAGFKLGAKDVFLNITGGISVDDPAIDLAVLAAILSSNADIPIEKGTCFAAEVGLAGEIRPVQRVDQRILEAEKLGFSTIYVSKSNKIGIKNTTIRLRLVSKIEDVVNVLFL
- a CDS encoding alpha/beta hydrolase, which gives rise to MKNCLFVLIGLLCTNLGAQVKKEIFESFKLQERRNVSYYFPEDYSEEKKYPLILVLDAEYLFDQVVAISKFNSQFQGMPQTIIIGIDQLEDELRWEDCAFDEQTGLPTEKGKLFFEFLGMEIIPSIDTKYSTAPFKMVIGYDITANFMNYWLFKDHSLFKSYISISPLLAPEMESRIPERLATMDKHIFYNLITAGNRDKITNNILQLDRGLKSLGKENIHYSLDEYPDANELSVITYGLGKAWERTFQMFKPISPKEYKTEILVSNDPVINYLEDRYNMIEELFGFEKPMELNDIMAIYAASLKKEDFESLKPLSDICKKLFPDTMLGFYFEGEYFEQLGEPKKAFKAFEKAFQMEEIDFLTKDMALEKIDALKADFGY
- a CDS encoding cysteine hydrolase family protein, giving the protein MTALLLIDVQLGLQETDFYGEERSNPDAEKNCSRLLDEFRKRNLPLFHIQHCSTNPESPLHPTKNGNAFNPLAAPKDGEPVVQKNVNSAFIETDLESQLKAKGITDLVIAGLTTEHCISTSTRMASNLGFNTTLISDATASFNKIGIDGEPIAAKTVHQIALANLKDEFAHITDTQTFLLKLTNSIS
- a CDS encoding TonB-dependent receptor domain-containing protein, which gives rise to MKSLLFALLLFFSIQTFGQTVKKDSITQLDEIILTQDNPNKKAIGITPSSTINSVTFEKFSPIDVSAAINQISGVYVLSGALNTNRITVRGIGARTPFGTDKLRLYFNGIPVTNGTGSSTIEAFDLENLGSVEVIKGPKGTAFGSNLGGTILLDTKSPQVDETRLTNTFTVGSYGMLKDNLLFQHAEKDFDLTFSYNHLQTDGYRQNNRFERDGFLLNSNIKLSAKSTVGLLLNYIDYTAQIPSSINQTDFDEDPTRAAGNWLAAQGFEANNYVLAGLYHTYTFGKTLKNTTSIFYSYLDHYEPRPFNILDEFTNGFGFRSVFEGDLGKVQYSFGSELYKDEYHWGTFENLFADNNGNGSLLGERISRNREFRRQCNLFGTLTHPITPSLSAQLGMTLNKTNYNFRDLFNQGAENTSAERNFDPILLPSFGLRYQLQNGQLYANVSRGFSNPSLEETLTPDGVINPDIAQETGTNYELGSKLLFLKKRMSLNLTLYRMNINNLLVAQRVGEDQFIGRNAGETRHQGLEMDAKYLYKLSRKLVFSPYLSYTFSDHSFTDFVDGENDFSGNPLTGVPKHRISSGFDVQHANGLWLNVTHQFVDEIPLTDANSLNSEAFNVFNAKLSYRTTLASNFSLGLNVGVNNIFDTVFAQSVLINAVGFGGAEPRYFYPGNDRNYFGGVRLQYVF